GCAGATATAACCCTGGTGGCTATATTGATTTTCTTGGATTTCACCCTTACAAGGAGGTTATCTTCTTGAGTCATACGTTGAGAAGAGGATTGGCCTACCACTTAAATAGCTCGAAGATTCAAGACTTGGGCAACCTCCATCCAACAAATTATGGAACAGAGGCGGGCATCCAGCCATTTATAAGAGAGTCTTTTCCATACACAccttggatgggatggtttccAGAAGACAATTAATTTCATCTGGAAGATTACGATGTATGAGGACAAGCTGTGAGTTTCTCAAGTTTGTTCATTGTATCCAACAAGATACTATTTGATGTTAGACTACAGAACATGTGACCTGTCCGATGTTACTGTTGCATGAGCTCCTGCTATTTTCTGCTTCCGCAGTTCCGTATGCTCGCTACAATGGAAGTAAGAGCGTCCCATTCATGATGTGCGATAAGTCCCATACTCAAATAACAGTTGAACATGGCAGTGCTCAAGTTTCTAATCCCACGTCTAGCTACGTAACGTGTATCGtttttagttttattatatttaTCCGGATTAAACCTTTCAACTTGACTTTTATTTATTCGGTCCCTGCGTCCGTTCTTCAAATATCAAGAGTCAGACGTGTGACTGACAGTCAAATTATCACAAAAAATCTAATAACTATCTTTTGTTCcggaataatttttttatccCGAAATAATTTTTTGTATTGATGAAACAATTAAAAAATTGTTTCAGAACAAAAAAATTGTTTCGGAACAAATTGGACTAGATTACACTATGAACCGATTTGTTTGACTAGTTTAGACTCAAAATATAAAATCTGAAGTGGAGAAGACTTAGTGTGAGAAGTCTGCTGGGTCGGGTGACCTCGGCGTCCAGCCATTCTCGTCGTCGGCCAGACGGGAGACCAAGGAACCTTGCCGCATGAGCAGCTACGACTACGATCAAGGAGGATAGCCGCCACCGTCACTGCAGCTGCTATCGGCGCCAGTGCCAGGCTCGACGCTGCCCCGATTGGTTGTTTTGTGCTATGAACAGTACTCGAAGAATTTTTCATGCATGGAGgtctaaataaagtttatttgcaaaactttttgacAGATGGATGTAATTttgcacgacgaatctaataagtcaAAAAAAATCAGTGATTGGCTATGGTAATGCTACAGCAACCATCTTCTAATCGTGCAGTCAAAAACCTCGTTAGATTCTTTTGTAAAATGCATTCATTTAATACAAGTAATTAATAGTCAAAATTCCGAACCTCACGGGTTGAGGCTATGTTCTCGCGACGATCCGCCGCGGCGAGGCACGCGGTTGGCCCGATGGCAATGTGAATATGTGATGCATTATTATCCGGGGAGATCAGGTgtaaaccaacctctccgtgcaaactatagaAACTTCAATTCGAGTcattgggtaattttacaatctggacccaCTCTTAGATTGAGTCCCTTATTATCCTAGCAACCTAGCCCAAGCCCACCATCGGCTGAGCCAAACGCGGGCCCTTGGATCAAGCTATCCCCAGCCGTCCGATCTAGGTCAGCTCTCGGACCCCTCCGTTTTAtccgctccgcgccgccccaTCTCCCCGAGCTCACGCGCCCAGGGTTTcagccaccgccgcgcccgagcagagagagagagggaggggggagagGGAGGTCGACGCCATGGTGCAGCGGCTCACGTACCGGAAGAGGCACAGCTACGCCACCAAGTCCAACCAGACCAGGGTCGTCAAGACCCCAGGTGAGGGATCCCCCTCCGCCCTGGCCCCGATTCCCTTTGCTGCGAGTCGAGTTCTTCCGCCGTCCTCGTATCGTATCTGACTGCTACGACGCGATTGCCGCAGGAGGGAGGCTCGTGTACCAGTACACCAAGAAGAGGGCGAGCGGGCCCAAGTGCCCCGTCACCGGCAAGAAGATCCAGGGGGTAAGCCCGGCCCTCTCTCCCTTCCAATTGGAAACCGTAGAGCAGCCTCGGTGTCGTTCGTGCTGCGATAGTGTGGCTTTGACTTAGCCTACCAGTTTTGTTGGATTGGATTAGTCCCTGGTGATAATGTGAATCAGGTGCCCAGTTTTTTAGTTACCGGCCTATTTGACATGGCACCTATGCACCAGTTCTGTTTTACTTAGTGATAGATCGGACCTGCTGTCTTATGAACGTATTGATTGCAACAGTAGTAGACATGGTTATATGGTCTTTAAATCTGACAGTTGAGAAGGTGTCTTTATAATCAACAAAGACATAATCCACAGTGTCAGATATAGCCATATAGGAAGAAGGCGCTCATGGCTTTGTTGCTAGCCTTCTTGGACTGTATGTCCGATGTTAGTTGGTCACATCCATGGGTTGAAAATCCTTTAATTTGCAAAGTGGTCAGATAACGCATTGATATGACAGATTGACTTAATGGTTTGCTGCTTTCTCATGTCTGTATCTGTCGCTGGTGCAGTAATAGTCTGCTAGTTGTTTTATgtgttttggaattttggaatATTCTTGGAGCAGGCAAGCTCGGGGTTGCAGATTCATAGGATGTCTCTTGCTACTGTAATAATAACGTCCTGCAAGCAATGCATTGCTCGATTGTACAAATTTGTTTCATGCTGTGTATTGTTATTGAGATGTCTCTTGCTACTGTAATAATAACGTCCTGCAAGCAATACATTGCTTGATTGTACAAATTTGTTTCATGCTGTGTATTGTTATTGAGCTTGTTCATGTATAGGTTATAACCCTTGTTTGTTTTGATATCTTGTAGATACCTCATCTAAGGCCCGCTGAGTACAAGAGGTCCAGATTATCCAGGAACAGGAGGACCGTGAACCGTCCTTATGGTGGTGTTCTATCTGGTCAGGCTGTTAGGGAAAGGTTAGTGCGCTTTCATGGTTTATCTGTTGATGCTGACTAGCATAGTAGCATTGGGTATCTTCTGTCCATTCCATCTCCTAACATTCCCATATTACAGGATCATCCGTGCTTTCCTTGTTGAGGAGCAAAAGATCGTGAAGAAGGTTCTGAAGATCCAAAAGACCAAGGAGAAGACAACTTCAAAATGAGACAGCCAAAGCTCTCTGCACTCTTGAGGACTTTTTGGAGGACAATGGTGATAGATGCTTAGTAAAAAATCTCTATCTGTATGCTAGGCTGGTGGTTTCTGAATTCTGAATCTAGCTAGAGATTGCAATCAATTTTCCATGTTGTCTGGTTGGAAGTCTAGACATCTTCCATGTTACTTGTCGTTGGCTACTCTAAATTATATATCCACAGATTTTCTATGCCTGAGCATTATTTGTGTCAGGTTGCTCTTTGGTGTGGTTTTCTGGTGGTCTATCCGCGAAACTCTCCTTGTGAGCAACGTAATGTTTGGATTTAGGCCACGCCAAATGAAGAGATTGAAAAGCGCAGGGTATGATTTTTATTCTATGCCGATGCTCTGTGGTGATTTGTTGATATTTTGCCCTGAAAGATTATGTCGTTTTGCTGCTGTCCGTGGGCTGAACCTTTTCGTTATGACTGATTGAGTCAGCATGTTTCTTCAGTTGCACGGACAATTTGTATTGGATTTATAACTTCGAGTGCCAAATTTCAGTTTGGTACGCGTAGGCTGCTTTAGGTTGCCTCAATGGGCTTTCACGTGCCGTTTTTGTGGATCAAAATTCAAAAGGCTGGGTGTGTTGCTATGCACTTGTCGAGAATGAGGCAGGTTCTTGGCTGTAATGAGCATGGAGATGAAGAGACGGTGAAATTTCCGTGGTTTTTGCACATCCCTTCCCGTCGCCGTGTTGCATAGCAAAGCAAAGCCTAGTTACGGTTACTGTGACTGTGATGTAAAAGTCCAATCACATGTGGATGCAGCCATAGCACTGCAACTGCAAGTTCACAGCCtacaccttttcttttctcttgagAATAGTTAGGAGAGCTACATATCTTTCCAGTAAGACGATGCGATTGCTTTTGTTGCTCATTTTCTGATAAATTTGGATGAGAGGAATGGAATAATCTTCCGACACAAAGAGTCCTTAGTCCAAACGTTGCTTGCAAAAATCAAGGAGGAAGCTTGTGCCTGGCGCTTGGCATGTCTTGAGATTAGGCTAGATCTCAACCTTTTTATCTCTTTTTAGCTTAGTCCTTTTGTTTTGTTCTCACTCTACTACTATATTAATACAAGAACCGCAAAACTCTTGCCGGAATGCCGGTTCGTCTTAAAAAAAAGTCTACTGAGCAGAGTTCAGAAAACTGCACCTAACTGCCTTGTAAAAAGGGCTCGCACGGACGCACTTGATTCTGAGTTCGCTGGTGCAAAACCCCCCCATGGTTGGACTCCGCCATCAGGGTTGGAGCGCGCTGGGTTGCCTCTGCAGCAGAAGGGTTGGAAGCCGCCAGGATCGCAGCTCTCGCGTGTCGCGTCTGGAGCCGGGGAGCTCGTGGTCGCGGCGAAAGAAACATATGACGACGCCGTCGCCCTGGAGCAAGAGGAACTCACGTCGGCATTGGCATGGACGGGCAACCCACCCAGGATGGCATTGGCATTCCGCATTCGGCATCCAGGCGCGGCGTCGATGGCGTTCTGAGCTCCTGGCGAGGCCTCACCGGCAGCCGCAATGGCGCTCGATCGGAACGACGTCTTGGTCatcgaggcgcgcggcggcgtctgGGCGGCCGGGGTGGCAACAGGCTGCTCGGCGAGGACCAAAGCCACCGTGACGGCGTCGTTTGCAGGCCTTGCTGCGGCGCATCCCTTGGTCGCTGCAAGCCGGGGGCTGGGCGGgaaagcggcggcggccggccgccctTCCCCTGCGAGGTGCCGCGCGGAGCAGAGAGGACgccgcccccgcggcggcgcaggggtggacggtatttcatttaccgtccaccctttAGGTCCCTGGTGTCCGTCCGATCAGCCACGGACGGTCCAGATTCCGGATTTGGTATAAAATAGGCATATGACGAGCCTGTCTCCTGGCTCTGGGTGATCGCGCTGCTCGAGGTCGACGCTGCTTTGGCCTCCCGTGGCGGCGAGCGGTGACTCCGTCGAACGCCGAGAGAGGCTGGCGGGGCAGTGTCTTCCGCGAACGCGACGTCGACGGCTGGCCTGGCCGGAGCGCGCGGCGAGGCCTTGCTCGTCCCTCGATACCCGGCCCGTCGGGCTGCCGGGCTGGGAAGTGTCGGCGAACGGTCTCCACCTCCACTGCCGCGTCGGGAATGGCCACCGAGTTCTCTGCTTCCCCCGCGGCCCGGCAGGTGGTCGAGCcagcgccgacgccgacgccgccaagTCGCGGATGCAACGGCCGCAACCTCGGGGACGGTCGTGAAGCCTCATCGGGAGCTGGGAGCCGGCACCAAGAAGGCGGAGCCAAAGGACGCGGTGCGGAGGCGAGAAGCGACTGCATCGCGTCCGAGGAGCAGCTGGAACGCGGCGCCGCTCCGGCGAGCGGAGGCACGGAGCCGAGGAGGCGCTCCTGGAGTCCCCGCCCAggtcgggggtggacggtatttcgtttaccgtccacccccttgGTCCTTCACAGTCGTCGGATCCAACACGAACGGCCGGGATTTCAAATGAAAACACCCTGACTTGGTCGTCTTCCTGCCCCGACGCATGGatcgcgcggcggcgctgctggacGGCGCCTGCGGTCTCGCCGCAGGCTTGTGGggcttcggcggcggccggcggttcCAAACCTCCCGGCTGGCGTTTGGATCGGCCGTCTCGTTCTCGTCCCGTTGCAGTTGCAGCGCCGGGTGCTCGGCACTGCTGTGTTGCTTccgagcaagcatcgccattggccgccgcggccccgtgGAACGGCGGTGCTCCGTTGCTTTCCGAGCAGGCATGGCCAGCGCAGATGGGTTTGTTCCTCTTGAACAGCAGACGAGCGTGCAGCTCTGAAGAAGCACAGGCACAGCACTGTCTGCGTGCTTCACAGAGACAGTGCCACAGTGTAAAGCGTTCAGAGCTTCGTCATGATCTGGAGGATAGCCACGGTTGGCAGATGCGGATGCAGCTACCTGATGCCGAGGGCAACATGTCCCCACCAAGGCAGCAATCAGCAGGCCATCCGGTCCCCAAACGACAATCACAACGCATGGACGCCTCGAGCAATCCTCCACGGCTGCGACGTCGAGGGCGTCCACCCAGTACgcacggcgacgacggcggcagcCAGCCTTGACGACATCACTCACTTGCCTCGATGCCGCGACAGCGGTGCCGGAGGGCGCGCGCAGGCAGTCTCGCCGCCGGCTTCTGGGGCATCGAGGGCGGCGGGCGATTCCAACATGGCCCTCGCTCTGTCGGTGCTGAGTGCTGACGACCTCTCCGCCGGAATTTGGAGCGACCGTCTCGCTGTCGCCCGTCGAAGTCGCGGAGGaagtcgagcggcggcggtgcttggGGCCGAACGCACGCAGCTAATGACGTTGTCGTCCAGAGCTCGACCTGCCGGGGCGCAGGTCAAGGTCTCAAGGAATGGGGCATCTGAGGCTGCACGATGCATCAGTGTAACGAGCAGTGGAAGTCAACTAGTCAAGACCATGGTGCAGCGGCTCACGTACCGGAAGACGCACAGCTACGCCACCAAGTCCAACCAGACCAGGGTCGTCAAGACCCCAGGTGAGGGATCCCCCTCCGCCCTGGCCCCGATTCCCCTTGCTGCGAGTCGAGTTCTTCCGCCGTCCTCGTATCGTATCTGACTGCTACGACGCGATTGCCGCAGGAGGGAGGCTCGTGTACCAGTACACCAAGAAGAGGGCGAGCGGGCCCAAGTGCCCCGTCACCGGCAAGAAGATCCAGGGGGTAAGCCCGGCCCTCTCTCCCTTCCAATTGGAAACCGTAGAGCAGCCTCGGTGTCGTTCGTGCTGCGATAGTGTGGCTTTGACTTAGCCTACCAGCTTTGTTGGATTGGATTAGTCCCTGGTGATAATGTGAATCAGGTGCCCAGTTTTTTAGTTACCGGCCTATTTGACATAGCACCTATGCACCAGTTCTGTTTTACTTAGTGATAGATCGGACCTGCTGTCTTATGAACGTATTGATTGCAACAGTAGTAGACATGGTTATATGGTCTTTAAATCTGACAGTTGAGAAGGTGTCTTTATAATCAACAAAGACATAATCCACAGTGTCAGATATAGCCATATAGGAAGAAGGCGCTCATGGCTTTGTTGCTAGCCTTCTTGGACTGTATGTCCGATGTTAGTTGGTCACATCCATGGGTTGAAAATCCTTTAATTTGCAAAGTGGTCAGATAACGCATTGATATGACAGATTGACTTAATGGTTTGCTGCTTTCTCATGTCTGTATCTGTCGCTGGTGCAGTAATAGTCTGCTAGTTGTTTTATgtgttttggaattttggaatATTCTTGGAGCAGGCAAGCTCGGGGTTGCAGATTCATAGGATGTCTCTTGCTACTGTAATAATAACGTCCTGCAAGCAATGCATTGCTTGATTGTACAAATTTGTTTCATGCTGTGTATTGTTATTGAGATGTCTCTTGCTACTGTAATAATAACGTCCTGCAAGCAATACATTGCTTGATTGTACAAATTTGTTTCATGCTGTGTATTGTTATTGAGCTTGTTCATGTATAGGTTATAACCCTTGTTTGTTTTGATATCTTGTAGATACCTCATCTAAGGCCCGCTGAGTACAAGAGGTCCAGATTATCCAGGAACAGGAGGACCGTGAACCGTCCTTATGGTGGTGTTCTATCTGGTCAGGCTGTTAGGGAAAGGTTAGTGCGCTTTCATGGTTTATCTGTTGATGCTGACTAGCATAGTAGCATTGGGTATCTTCTGTCCATTCCATCTCCTAACATTCCCATATTACAGGATCATCCGTGCTTTCCTTGTTGAGGAGCAAAAGATCGTGAAGAAGGTTCTGAAGATCCAAAAGACCAAGGAGAAGACAACTTCAAAATGAGACAGCCAAAGCTCTCTGCACTCTTGAGGACTTTTTGGAGGACAATGGTGATAGATGCTTAGTAAAAAATCTCTATCTGTATGCTAGGCTGGTGGTTTCTGAATTCTGAATCTAGCTAGAGATTGCAATCAATTTTCCATGTTGTCTGGTTGGAAGTCTAGACATCTTCCATGTTACTTGTCGTTGGCTACTCTAAATTATATATCCACAGATTTTCTATGCCTGAGCATTATTTGTGTCAAGTTGCTCTTTGGTGTGGTTTTCTGGTGGTCTATCCGCGAAACTCTCCTTGTGAGCAACGTAATGTTTGGATTTAGGCCACGCCAAATGAAGAGATTGAAAAGCGCAAGGTATGATTTTTATTCTATGCCGATGCTCTGTGGTGATTTGTTGATATTTTGCCCTGAAAGATTATGTCGTTTTGCTGCTGTCCGTGGGCTGAACCTTTTCGTTATGACTGATTGAGTCAGCATGTTTCTTCAGTTGCACGGACAATTTGTATTGGATTTATAACTTCGAGTGCCAAATTTCAGTTTGGTACGCGTAGGCTGCTTTAGGTTGCCTCAATGGGCTTCACGTGCCGTTTTTGTGGATCAAAATTCAAAAGGCTAGGTGTGCTGCTATGCACTTGTCGAGAATGAGGCAGGTTCTTGGCTGTAATGAGCATGGAGATGAAGAGACGGTGAAATTTCCGTGGTTTTTGCACATCCCTTCCCGTCGCCGTGTTGCATAGCAAAGCAAAGCCTAGTTACGGTTACTGTGACTGTGATGTAAAAGTCCAATCACATGTGGATGCAGCCACAGCACTGCAACTGCAAGTTCACAGCCtacaccttttcttttctcttgagAATAGTTAGGAGAGCTACATatctgttggggattggaccttcgggtcaagccctcaccctcagaaatgctccctaacctgtTTGCAGGGCCACAACGAAATGGAGCCAAGCATACCCGAAGGTATCGGACGAACTCTAAGAAGCGCAAGCTCAGAAACCATGACCTTCGGTCCGAAGGATATAACCTTCCGAAGGCCGAAGGCAACGGGTGGCTGCACAGAGGCGCCAGCCCAAACACCAAGACCTTTGGACGGAAGGGTACCACTTCCGTCGTGCCGAAGGTGGCGACCGGCCACCCGGAAGAATAAACTCGAAGATCAAGACCTTCGGGAGAAGATCCCACGACCGGGGACGAGGATGACGGCTGGTCTATCGTTGATGAAACCTCCAGGGCCCAAACTCCCGGAGGTACCCGAAGGTTGTCGTGTCCTTCATTGGTTGAAGACATGTGAGCGAaacgtgaatatgtgggaaGGTCGGATCTGTACACCTtccgaatacgtgagaaggtcggatttgtaaacctctcaccttgtaataTTACCCTTAACCGGCtaagagtgagctgtaaataagttgggagggggcaatttagggAAACCcggccgagggctaggggtataaatagccccctcccTCCATAGTGTAAAAGGTTGAATTTTCTAATCACTATTGGAGAGTTCGACACATATTTTCATTGTCACCCTTCTTACTGTTCATACTCCCTGTCTGGGCATCTACAAAACAGagatcccaacagcggcgcccacTGTTCCAGCACGTAAAACAACCCTCGATGGCCCcagcgaagaagaaagccaccgccggcaccacaagcacctCCACTGAGCCTGGCCGCAACCTCGACGGCCCTCAACCGCAGCACGAAGCTGCCCCTCATGGAGACCTATTTGATAACACTGAAAACACCGAAGCTCATCAACTCACAGAAGCAGCACTCAAGCTCAAAGCccttgaaatgaagaaaaagaacattGAAGCACAGCTTgccaccaaaaagagggcaatggaccaagcaaacaagctagccgaggccaggcgcaggctagcagagatggaggcagaagttgagagcttacagagggcataccaagaaatgcccgaaggttccTCCCACCAAGAAAACCGCGTCATACTCCAGACAGCCTTCGTTCATAATGAGAACCAAAGGCCACCgccggtcaacctcccatttgacccggcctcgccactctcagtcgctttgcagcgaacttcatggccgctcGGCTACAAGCCAACTCAGCTCCCCAAGTACAACGCTACAACAGATCCAACTCGgttcctcatggcctacgaagcaaccatcgcttcggccggaggtgacgactccaccatggccaagtccttcgtcatggccTGTGAAGGTTCTGTGGCTAACTGGTATTCGTACCTGCCTCTGCAATCAATCAACAACTGGTATCAGCtgaaaggaaggctcctccaggacttccaggGCTTCAGAAGGCTCACTACTAACACTGTCAAAGATTTCAAGTGCCCCCAGCATGACCGCGAACCTCTCTATGACTACTTCCGGAGGTTCGTCCAAAAGAAAGCTCAAATTCCTAACTTCCCTGAGAAAGATGCGATAGAAAAATGCATCGAGGGACTTCTGCCTGGTCAGCTTGCTTCCCACCTCATAAGAGGAGCTTTATTCAGAAGCAGAAAAGTACGCGAAGTCGGacgccgaccaccgcagaagggtcgagcaaagaagaatcatgcgTCAGGCTGAAAAATACAACCAGCAAACATGGCAACAAGAGAAGCAGCCAGCTCACCAGCTCATCTTACCTCTGGAAACTTCGCACGAAGATGAGGATCAGATAACCTTCGATCCCTTCATGACACCACCAGAGCCGGAGCCCCAACGCTCAAACgacaagcaaccttcgtcagggGCACGAGGCAGAGgtcgcggcagaggaaggggccgaggtCGTGGACCTTCGCGTGACCCCAAAAAACTATTCTGTCACTTCCATGGATCTGACTCCGACCACAGAACAAATCAGTGCccagaaaagaagaagaccctTCACAGAATGGAGGCC
This sequence is a window from Panicum virgatum strain AP13 chromosome 7K, P.virgatum_v5, whole genome shotgun sequence. Protein-coding genes within it:
- the LOC120642297 gene encoding 60S ribosomal protein L34-like → MVQRLTYRKRHSYATKSNQTRVVKTPGGRLVYQYTKKRASGPKCPVTGKKIQGIPHLRPAEYKRSRLSRNRRTVNRPYGGVLSGQAVRERIIRAFLVEEQKIVKKVLKIQKTKEKTTSK
- the LOC120642298 gene encoding 60S ribosomal protein L34-like; amino-acid sequence: MVQRLTYRKTHSYATKSNQTRVVKTPGGRLVYQYTKKRASGPKCPVTGKKIQGIPHLRPAEYKRSRLSRNRRTVNRPYGGVLSGQAVRERIIRAFLVEEQKIVKKVLKIQKTKEKTTSK